Sequence from the Salinicoccus sp. Bachu38 genome:
CGGGAATCTGAATCCCGTGGGCCTCTGTTCTGATTGTTCCCCTCTGTCCATACAATCTCCCCTTACAATTTGATGTTTCCATTATACATTTATTTTAAAATATAAAAAGATTGAATCATTTGAAATTTATGTATGGAAGGTTGCCATATCCCATCACTCAAGTATAATTAAAAGCACCAACAGCATAGGAGGATTGAAAATGAAATACATAAAAGTACCCCACGCTTTCGTCCTCATCTATTCCATCGTCATTCTGGCGATGCTTTTGAGCTATGTCATCCCCGCAGGGGAGTATGACAGACTTGAAAATGAGAACGGCATCCTCGTCGTGGATGAAACATCTTTCGAGTTCACTGAACAGACACCTGTCCACTGGACTGAAATATTCCGCGTCGTCCCTGCAGGCATGACGGATGCGGCAGGCATCATCTTCCTCATCTTCCTCATCGGCGGAGCATTCGGGATGATCAACGGGACCGGGGCGATAGAAGCCGGCATCAACAAGGTCGTCTCACTGCTCAAGAATCGGGAGATCGTCCTGATCCCACTGACGATGCTCATCTTCTCGCTTGGCGGTGCCACATTCGGCATGGCCGAATCCACCCTGATATTCATTCCAATGGGAATCATGCTTGCACGTTCCCTCGGCATGGATGCCATGACTGGCATGGCAATGGTTGCCCTGGGCGCTGCGGCAGGCTTTGCAGGCGGGTTCATGAACATATTCACGGTCGGTGTCGCTCAGGAAGTTGCCGGACTGCCCCTGTTTTCCGGAATGTTCTACAGGATCATCGTCCAGATCGTATTTGTCATCATCGCTGCATTCTTTGTATACCGATACGGCAAGCGGGTCCAGAAGGATATGACCAACAGCTATGTCTACGGGCTCGAGAAGAATGCCGGGAAGGAATCCTATGCATTCAAGGATCTGACGACAAGGCATATCTTC
This genomic interval carries:
- a CDS encoding YfcC family protein produces the protein MKYIKVPHAFVLIYSIVILAMLLSYVIPAGEYDRLENENGILVVDETSFEFTEQTPVHWTEIFRVVPAGMTDAAGIIFLIFLIGGAFGMINGTGAIEAGINKVVSLLKNREIVLIPLTMLIFSLGGATFGMAESTLIFIPMGIMLARSLGMDAMTGMAMVALGAAAGFAGGFMNIFTVGVAQEVAGLPLFSGMFYRIIVQIVFVIIAAFFVYRYGKRVQKDMTNSYVYGLEKNAGKESYAFKDLTTRHIFVLLIILLGFGLIIYGVVQGWSTGTDLAAIFLAMGILSGLVGGNTPNGIAEDFIKGAKEVTFGALIVGLARCILLILEDGTIIDTVIFSVSSILEGLPASIAAVGMFFTQFIINFFIPSGSGQAATTIPLMAPIGDIVGVPRQSVVLAFQMGDGLSNYLFPTSAILMAGLSIANIPYEKWLRFVWPIMLVWIVACAAFMVISLWIGYGPF